The window AAAAGATGTTCATTTCACTAACTTATAAAATTCATATTCTCGAAATTCAGATTTTGATACACCTATCTTTTCTATTTCTTTAAAATGCTTATAAAAATTTTCGTTAATATTTCCGACATAGAAAAGAGTATCGGGTATTTTTTTGTTTTTTTGCCAGATTGTAAATTGATTTTCTCTTGAGTTTATGTTAAGAGAGTAAACGTAGGGCTTTTCTTTAAGGTAAAAGGAGAGAATAGAGGCGAGTTGATAGGTGTTGGCGGAAAATTGATTTATTCCGTATCTCTCAGAGAGCCATTCTACGTCTTCCGCAAGTTTTTCCCAATTTCTTAGTCTATTTGTTGGGTCCTTTTTAAATTTAACAATCGGATTCATTGTGTGTATATGGATAATTGTTAATATTAAAAATGTGAAGGATGATAGAACGTAAAAAGCCTTACTTTCTTTTAAGTATTTTATTGCAATTATTAAAAGGAAAAGATAGGAAATAATTGGCCAATTTGCCTCTGCCTTTGTTTTTAGAGAAGAGAGCATGAAAAAAATATAGGGGAATAAAAAGGAAAAAGTCAGCACATTTATTTTCTCCTTGATTATACCTTTAAATGCGTAAAAGAATATTAAAATTGAAAGCGGAAATGATAAAACAAGTACTGAATCTAATAAATAAAGTAAGATATTTGAGGGATTTATTTCCTTTTTTCCGTATCCGTGAAGCAGTTGAAATTTAAAGCTTATGAAGTCGTTCTGTATGTTCCATATTATGCAGGGAGAAAAAATTAAAAAAGAAATTAAAAGGAAGATGACAAGTTTTTTTGAGAATAGTTTTCTTTTTTCGAGGAAAAATAGTATTATGGAGGGTAAAAAGAGAATTGATATGTACTTAGATAAAAGGGAAAGGCCAAGAAAAACAGCTGAAAGGTAAAGCCACTTTTCGTTTTCATAGGATTTTAAAAGAAATAAAAAAGTAAGGAGTAAGAAGAAGACCATAGGAGTGTCAGGAGTAATTACTATTGCTCCAGCATTAAAAATAAGTGTCAGGGAAAAAATGTAAAGAGCCAACAAAATTTTTGACTTATCAATTTCTCTGAATACAAAAATTAAGGCTATTAAAAATAGAAGGCTTAATAAGAAGGCGGGAATTCTTACACCTAACTCGTTATCTCCTAATAAAGTTATTCCAATTTTGATAAGATAGGCAACAAGAGGTGGATGGTCAAAATAGGATAAACTTAATTTTCTTGCCCAAGTATAGTAATAGGCTTCATCTTCAGTTAAGTCTGTTTTTAAAATAATTAGGAATTTTAATATTAAAAGCACTAAAATTTGCGTTATTATGAGTAAATTTTTCATAGAAAATTTTAGGGTTTAAAGCGAAAGACATTTTTCAAATTCTCGAGTATCCATTCGGTGAATATTATTTTTTCTCTCATCAGTGGCTTTAGAATAACGTTTTTTCTTTTTTCTATTATAAAGTAAATGAGCTGTTCAAAGTTTTCTTCCATAGTAAAAACTTCAACAATTTTTGAATCTTTATTATGAAAAACTCTTTTGATTTTAAAAATTTTGTCTTTTTCTTTTCTTTCGTAATTTTCTGAAAACTTTTCATCTTCTAAGATTACGTGATCGATTTTATTTATGATTTTTACTTTCTTTTCAAGGGTTACTTTTTTTTCTGCTATTTTTTTGAAAGAGGAGTAATAGAAAGATTTGCCTAATTTTTTCCACTTTCTTGCGTACTTTGTTTCCATTGCCTTTTCTAATAAGTTCTGTTCAAACTCCCCCTCAGTAAAAATTTCTTTCTCTAAAAATCTTTCCTTAAGCTCTTCATAAAAAAATTTTTCATCTGTTAAGACATAAAATTTTCCGTTTTCTTTTAAAGAATACCAAATAGTCTCTGGAAAATCTTCTCTATATATCCTTCTTTCCTTGTGTCTTTCTTTTTTCCATGGGAATGGAAATAGTAGAAAAATTTTTTCAAAACTCTCAGTTGGTAATACGTATTTAAGTATAAATCTTGCGTCTCCTTGAAATAGAAATAGATTTGGAGGATAGGAAAGTTTCTTAAGAGCAAGATCAATAAGTTTTTTTGAAAGTTCAATTCCAATGATTGGTGATTCTTGATCTAGAGCATAAAGGTATACTAAAAAGTCACCTTTACCAAAACCTACTTCAAGAAATCTTGGTTTTTTAAGTCCAAAGAAGTTAGGCTTTAAGGGAAGCTTTTCTTGTTGCCAGTAAACCTGCATAATCCTTAAAATTATCTAAAGTTATCTTAGTATAATGCATAGAAATTTAAAATTTCTCTTTACTAATTTTTGATTATGACGAAAAAGTAGACTTTAATTTTGCATTTTTTGAGTTAATTTTTATATTATGAAAAAGAGGGAGGGCAAATGGATATTTTAAACATTTTAATTTTTTCCCTGTTTGGCTATACAGTTGGGTCAATTCCCTTTTCTTATATAGTTAGTAAACTTAAGGGTTTAGATATAAGAAAGGTGGGGACAGGTAATGTGGGAGGTGCGAATGTTTTAAGAAGTGTCGGGGTAGTTTACGGAATTATTGCTTTCCTACTTGATTTTCTTAAAGGATTCTTTTCATCTCTTATTCCCTTTCTTTTAGGTTTTGATAAGTTCCACTCTTTTCTTTGTGGTTTTTTTGCAGTAATTGGGCACAGTTATCCTATTTTTTTAAAATTTCAGGGGGGTAGAGGTATTGCTACTTCCCTAGGGTTTTTAGTCTTTCTGTTTCCAAAAGAGACCTTGATTGTTCTTGCGATACTTTCACCTCTTGTTTTTTTAAGAGAGATTGCTTTATACATTCTTTTTTTTATTTTTTTCATCTCCATTTATATTTTTTTGAAATTTAAAGAACTAGGCTTTTTATCTATTTTTTTATTACTTTTTGTTGTGTTTAGGAGAGTTCAGTTTGTTTATACTGATGTTAAAAATGGTAGACCTTTTTTAAAAAGCTTTGTAAACAGGTTACTTTTTGATGCTCCAGAAAAAGTAAAATTTTAAAAATTTTTAAAAAATTGAAATATTAAAAGTTTCATATTATAATAAAAATGTAAGAATTTTAGGAGGAAATTATGAAGAAAACATTGCATGAAAAGCTTGAAATATTAAAAAAGAAGGGTCACTTTTTGACCTCGTCTAGATTAATGATTTTAGATTATTTAAGTGAAAGCACTTCTCATCCCACTGCTGAGGAAATCTATAATGCACTCAAAGATAGATTACCCTCTTTGTCAAGAGCCACTATTTATAATACATTAAAACTTTTTATAGAGCTTGGGGTTGCAAGAGAGGTAAAAGTAGATAAAGATAAGTCGAGATTTGAGTTAAGAACAGATCCTCACACTCATTTTTGCTGTATAAAATGCAACTCTGTGTATGATATTGAAAAGGAGATAATTCAATTTCCAAAACAGGTAGACGGGAATAAAGTTATGTTTGGAGATTTATTCCTCTACGGAATTTGTTCATCTTGTCAAAAGAAGGAGTCCACTTAGTACTAACTTCTAAATAAGGAAATTTTCACTGTCTTTTTTATAAAATAATTAATGGATACTTTAAGGTTTTTACTTGTAAATGATGATGGAATAGAGGCAGAGGGTATAAAAAGAGCAGCGAATGTTCTTTCAAAGTTTGGTGATGTTTTGGTTGTAGCTCCTAAAGAGGAAAAATCAGGAACCAGTCATTCTATTTCTTTGAGAAAAAGTATAAAAGTTAATAAAATAAAAGAGAATTTTTACTCGGTTGATGGAACACCTGTTGATTGTGTTTTAATTGCAATGGAAGTGTTATTAAAAAGAAGACCAGACATTGTTGTTTCTGGTATAAACTATGGATTTAATCTTGGAGAAGATACTTTGTACTCTGGAACAGTGGCAGCAGCAAGAGAAGGCTTTCTATACGGTGTTCCATCAATAGCTTTTTCAGTTGGACCAAAAGGAGAAAGAAAAATTTTTGAAGGCGGAGAGTATTACCTCGAATATCTTTTAAGAAAAATAATAGAGAGCAAGTTATACAAAGAGAATTTTTTACTAAATGTTAATTTATATGATTTAAAAGTTGAGGAAATAAAGGGTATTAAGATTACAAAACTGGGGAAGAGGCATTACTTAAATCCAGTGGAAAAGGTGGAAGAAAATGTATTTAGGATCGGTGGTAGATTGGAGTTGGTTTATGAAGAGGATTCTGATTCTGGGGCGGTTCTTGAGGGATATGTAAGTGTGACTCCTCTTGCTATAGAATGTTTAGATTTCAATTTAGCATCAAAGTTAAAAAAAATAATTGAGTAAGAAAATAGAAGAACTTCTCGAAAGATTTAGTAAAGAGAAAGATCCTTTCTTTGATTTAAGGCTTGAGATGGTAGAGAAGCAGATAAAGG is drawn from Candidatus Hydrothermales bacterium and contains these coding sequences:
- a CDS encoding glycerol-3-phosphate acyltransferase, which codes for MDILNILIFSLFGYTVGSIPFSYIVSKLKGLDIRKVGTGNVGGANVLRSVGVVYGIIAFLLDFLKGFFSSLIPFLLGFDKFHSFLCGFFAVIGHSYPIFLKFQGGRGIATSLGFLVFLFPKETLIVLAILSPLVFLREIALYILFFIFFISIYIFLKFKELGFLSIFLLLFVVFRRVQFVYTDVKNGRPFLKSFVNRLLFDAPEKVKF
- a CDS encoding Fur family transcriptional regulator; this encodes MKKTLHEKLEILKKKGHFLTSSRLMILDYLSESTSHPTAEEIYNALKDRLPSLSRATIYNTLKLFIELGVAREVKVDKDKSRFELRTDPHTHFCCIKCNSVYDIEKEIIQFPKQVDGNKVMFGDLFLYGICSSCQKKEST
- a CDS encoding glycosyltransferase family 39 protein, producing MKNLLIITQILVLLILKFLIILKTDLTEDEAYYYTWARKLSLSYFDHPPLVAYLIKIGITLLGDNELGVRIPAFLLSLLFLIALIFVFREIDKSKILLALYIFSLTLIFNAGAIVITPDTPMVFFLLLTFLFLLKSYENEKWLYLSAVFLGLSLLSKYISILFLPSIILFFLEKRKLFSKKLVIFLLISFLIFSPCIIWNIQNDFISFKFQLLHGYGKKEINPSNILLYLLDSVLVLSFPLSILIFFYAFKGIIKEKINVLTFSFLFPYIFFMLSSLKTKAEANWPIISYLFLLIIAIKYLKESKAFYVLSSFTFLILTIIHIHTMNPIVKFKKDPTNRLRNWEKLAEDVEWLSERYGINQFSANTYQLASILSFYLKEKPYVYSLNINSRENQFTIWQKNKKIPDTLFYVGNINENFYKHFKEIEKIGVSKSEFREYEFYKLVK
- the surE gene encoding 5'/3'-nucleotidase SurE, encoding MDTLRFLLVNDDGIEAEGIKRAANVLSKFGDVLVVAPKEEKSGTSHSISLRKSIKVNKIKENFYSVDGTPVDCVLIAMEVLLKRRPDIVVSGINYGFNLGEDTLYSGTVAAAREGFLYGVPSIAFSVGPKGERKIFEGGEYYLEYLLRKIIESKLYKENFLLNVNLYDLKVEEIKGIKITKLGKRHYLNPVEKVEENVFRIGGRLELVYEEDSDSGAVLEGYVSVTPLAIECLDFNLASKLKKIIE